A window of the Cystobacter fuscus genome harbors these coding sequences:
- a CDS encoding DUF2267 domain-containing protein: protein MMNEELLSDVAEHTGQAGTQDAERTVRAVLDILGECLSWPVIQAVADDLPGALTAGLREGVDRQDFDLAEFQARVADRMQVPLGRAVELADVVCQFLAEALTPGTLHRLREELPEPMGALFSPRAPGERFEPVHLEPSRGTLAEGRPGSTHPLSEARPERAQSQSVVLTDNPHGETKLSSATGLTQEREGETLATGHSGSNRPLSERK from the coding sequence ATGATGAACGAGGAACTTCTGTCCGATGTGGCCGAGCACACCGGACAGGCTGGCACCCAGGACGCCGAGCGCACCGTGCGCGCGGTGCTCGACATCCTGGGCGAGTGCTTGAGCTGGCCCGTCATCCAGGCCGTGGCGGATGACCTTCCCGGCGCGCTGACCGCGGGCTTGAGGGAAGGGGTGGACCGCCAGGACTTCGACCTCGCGGAGTTCCAGGCGCGTGTCGCGGACCGGATGCAGGTACCGCTCGGACGCGCCGTGGAACTCGCGGACGTGGTCTGCCAGTTCCTCGCGGAGGCGCTGACCCCGGGGACGCTGCACCGGCTCCGCGAGGAGCTCCCCGAGCCCATGGGGGCGCTCTTCTCACCCCGTGCGCCCGGCGAGCGCTTCGAGCCCGTCCACCTCGAGCCGAGCCGCGGGACGCTCGCGGAGGGACGGCCGGGAAGCACGCATCCCCTGTCCGAGGCCAGGCCCGAGCGGGCGCAATCCCAGTCCGTGGTGCTCACGGACAACCCCCATGGGGAGACGAAGCTCTCCAGTGCCACCGGGCTCACCCAGGAGCGCGAAGGGGAGACCCTCGCGACTGGACACTCCGGGTCGAACCGTCCCCTGAGCGAGCGGAAGTGA
- a CDS encoding response regulator has translation MSPSELAETEVEASSPEGRKVLVVDDYDDAREMYAEYLEYLGYEVQTARDGQEAVERARESHPDVILMDLSLPVLSGWDATQQLKTDEATRDIPVMALTGHVFEPSSERAREVGCDAFVTKPALPDAVASHIQALLKKTGSKPPSR, from the coding sequence ATGTCCCCATCCGAGCTGGCGGAAACCGAGGTGGAAGCCTCCAGCCCAGAGGGACGCAAGGTCCTCGTGGTCGATGACTACGACGATGCCCGGGAGATGTACGCCGAGTACCTCGAGTATCTGGGCTACGAGGTGCAGACCGCTCGCGACGGGCAGGAAGCAGTCGAGCGAGCGCGCGAGTCCCATCCCGACGTCATCCTGATGGACCTGTCGCTGCCCGTGCTCAGTGGCTGGGACGCCACGCAGCAACTCAAGACCGACGAGGCGACCCGCGACATCCCCGTGATGGCGCTCACCGGCCACGTCTTCGAACCCTCGTCGGAGCGAGCCCGGGAAGTCGGCTGTGATGCCTTCGTCACCAAGCCCGCCCTGCCCGATGCGGTCGCCAGTCACATCCAGGCACTCCTGAAGAAGACGGGCAGCAAGCCACCCTCCCGGTGA
- a CDS encoding Uma2 family endonuclease, with translation MGGSQKRKATYADLEAVPPHLVAELVDGELYASPRPASPHALAQSALLGVLYNPFHQGRGGPGGWLLLFEPELHLGEDVLVPDLAAWRRERMPEMPDVVGFTLAPDWVCEVLSPSTKSLDREKKMKVYAREGVRHLWLVDPLRQSLEVYGLHGAHWEPLGTHGGPAHVHAEPFTPLLLELSVLWAR, from the coding sequence ATGGGCGGCAGCCAAAAGCGCAAGGCGACCTACGCGGACCTGGAAGCAGTCCCGCCGCATCTCGTGGCGGAGCTGGTGGACGGCGAGCTGTACGCCAGTCCCCGACCCGCTTCCCCTCATGCGCTCGCGCAGAGCGCGCTGCTCGGAGTGCTCTACAACCCCTTCCACCAGGGAAGGGGAGGCCCGGGCGGATGGCTGCTCCTCTTCGAGCCCGAGCTGCACCTGGGCGAGGACGTGCTGGTGCCGGACCTCGCCGCCTGGCGCCGTGAGCGCATGCCGGAGATGCCCGACGTGGTGGGCTTCACCCTCGCGCCCGACTGGGTCTGCGAGGTGCTCTCTCCTTCCACGAAGTCACTGGACCGGGAAAAGAAGATGAAGGTCTACGCCCGCGAGGGTGTGCGCCACCTGTGGCTGGTGGATCCGCTGCGGCAATCCTTGGAGGTCTACGGGCTGCACGGCGCGCACTGGGAGCCGCTGGGCACGCACGGCGGTCCGGCCCACGTGCACGCCGAGCCCTTCACGCCCCTCCTCCTGGAGCTGAGTGTTCTCTGGGCGAGGTGA
- a CDS encoding aldo/keto reductase, with product MEKRVLGSTGVVVPVIGQGTWQMEEDDPESAIRALRAGLDLGLTHLDTAELYGQGQVEEDIVSKAIAGRRDEVFLVSKVMPSNATEKGTVAACERSLKRLRTDRLDCYLLHWPGAHPLEGTVRAFERLMREGKVRSWGVSNFDVDELEEVLAIAGPGRIACNQVLYHLEERAIEHAVIPWCEQQGVAVVAYSPFGSGNFPEPESPGGRVLEAIARAHGVTPRQVALRFLVRRPSLFTIPKASREAHVRDNAAAAALSLTEAELRRIDEAFPLGPEPVSLPVS from the coding sequence ATGGAGAAGCGCGTCTTGGGAAGCACCGGGGTGGTGGTCCCCGTCATCGGGCAGGGCACCTGGCAGATGGAGGAGGATGATCCGGAGAGCGCCATCCGGGCCCTCCGGGCCGGGTTGGACCTCGGCCTGACCCACCTCGACACCGCCGAGCTCTACGGACAGGGTCAAGTGGAGGAGGACATCGTGTCCAAGGCCATCGCGGGCCGGCGCGACGAGGTGTTCCTCGTGTCCAAGGTGATGCCCTCCAACGCCACCGAGAAGGGCACCGTCGCCGCGTGCGAGCGGAGTCTCAAGCGGCTGCGCACCGACCGGCTCGACTGCTACCTCCTGCACTGGCCCGGCGCCCACCCGCTGGAAGGCACCGTGCGCGCCTTCGAGCGGCTGATGAGGGAGGGCAAGGTGCGCTCCTGGGGCGTGAGCAACTTCGACGTGGACGAGCTCGAGGAGGTGCTGGCGATCGCCGGGCCGGGCCGCATCGCGTGCAACCAGGTGCTCTACCATCTGGAGGAGCGCGCCATCGAGCACGCGGTCATCCCCTGGTGCGAGCAACAGGGCGTGGCCGTGGTGGCCTACAGCCCGTTCGGCAGCGGGAACTTCCCCGAGCCGGAGAGCCCGGGCGGACGCGTGCTCGAGGCCATCGCCCGCGCCCACGGCGTCACCCCCCGCCAGGTGGCGCTGCGCTTCCTCGTGCGCCGGCCCTCGCTCTTCACCATCCCCAAGGCCAGCCGCGAGGCGCACGTGCGCGACAACGCCGCGGCCGCCGCCCTCTCGCTCACCGAGGCGGAGCTGCGCCGCATCGACGAGGCCTTTCCCCTCGGGCCCGAGCCCGTCTCCCTGCCCGTCAGCTGA
- a CDS encoding TonB-dependent receptor has product MSSKIHPPGIRATKGLAGSVRGRLWPLGQAAVGLASALATGGALAQESTPPTETPRTESPAPAAPAAPSEGTENTFVLPTVKVQEAADPREYHTEQSGLTRLPQPLLDTPQSVTVVPEKVIEEQNATTVRDALRNVSGITVSAGEGGRQGDTFNLRGFSAQSDTFRDGVRDLGWFTRDTFNLGGVEVFFGPSAVLFGRGSTGGAVNLTTKRPSKRATSSVSLTGGTAPSGRLEVDVNSVISERVQARINVLGQLANIAGRDDVSENRLGFAPSLTIALGQNTSLDFDYFYQHEQSVPDYGHPYYQGGPVGITYGVGRDVFYGVRGEDRERVNAHVATARFQHRFGEGREGSPRLTNTLRLGGVDRFSRPTSPRGLVPAIHPETIGRERYQTDTDNLYLINQTDLRGELQTGIVKQTANIGLELSRESRDQYRDNLTATGASPNLPADLFDPEPTPDLSTVNRVFSGSNESRQWDVGVYAADQMAISRFVEVLGSARVDIFRTRYSAVDRAGVRTNLQNKDTLFNWRVGLVLHPLDKTSVYAMYGTSANPSAEAGALANNNATLEPETNQTYEIGAKAELLESRLGLNASVFRIEKTNARVANSDPTQPQLVLEGAQRVQGYNVGVTGQITSAWRVLANYTHLDSDILEHTNPYLVGQPLPNTPKRSLSLWTTVSLLDGLTLGGGAVYQDVTTVNNPTSAAQSYNKVPNYWRFDAFASYTLWERLDLQLNVNNLTNRLFYDQYYAGQAVPAAARTAFLTARVHF; this is encoded by the coding sequence ATGTCTTCCAAGATTCACCCCCCTGGCATCCGCGCGACGAAGGGCCTCGCGGGAAGTGTCCGCGGCAGGCTCTGGCCCCTGGGACAGGCCGCGGTGGGCCTCGCCTCGGCGCTCGCGACCGGGGGAGCGCTCGCCCAGGAGTCCACGCCCCCCACCGAGACCCCGCGCACCGAGAGCCCCGCTCCCGCCGCGCCAGCCGCCCCGTCCGAGGGCACGGAGAACACCTTCGTGCTGCCGACGGTGAAGGTGCAGGAGGCGGCGGACCCGCGCGAGTACCACACCGAGCAGAGTGGCCTCACGAGGCTGCCCCAGCCGCTCCTCGACACGCCGCAGTCGGTGACGGTGGTACCCGAGAAGGTCATCGAGGAGCAGAACGCGACGACGGTGCGCGATGCGCTGCGCAACGTGTCCGGCATCACGGTGAGCGCGGGCGAGGGCGGGCGCCAGGGAGACACCTTCAACCTGCGTGGCTTCTCGGCGCAGAGCGACACGTTCCGCGATGGCGTGCGCGACCTGGGCTGGTTCACACGAGACACCTTCAACCTCGGTGGCGTGGAGGTCTTCTTCGGTCCGTCCGCCGTGCTCTTCGGCCGCGGCTCGACGGGAGGCGCCGTCAACCTCACCACGAAGCGTCCGAGCAAGCGCGCCACGAGCAGCGTGAGCCTCACGGGCGGCACGGCGCCCTCGGGCCGACTGGAGGTGGACGTCAACAGTGTGATCAGCGAGCGCGTGCAGGCGCGCATCAACGTGCTCGGGCAGCTCGCCAACATCGCGGGCCGCGATGACGTGAGCGAGAACCGCCTCGGGTTCGCGCCGTCGCTGACGATCGCGCTGGGGCAGAACACGTCGCTGGACTTCGACTACTTCTACCAGCACGAGCAGAGCGTGCCGGACTACGGACATCCCTACTACCAGGGCGGTCCGGTGGGCATCACCTACGGCGTGGGGCGCGACGTCTTCTACGGCGTGAGGGGCGAGGACCGCGAGCGCGTGAACGCCCACGTGGCCACCGCGCGCTTCCAGCACCGTTTCGGCGAGGGGCGAGAGGGCAGCCCGCGGCTGACGAACACGCTGCGCCTGGGTGGCGTGGACCGCTTCTCCCGGCCCACGTCTCCCCGCGGGCTCGTGCCGGCCATCCATCCGGAAACGATCGGCCGTGAGCGCTACCAGACGGACACGGACAACCTCTACCTCATCAACCAGACGGACCTGCGGGGCGAACTCCAGACGGGCATCGTCAAGCAGACGGCGAACATCGGGCTCGAGCTGTCACGGGAGTCGCGGGACCAGTACCGGGACAACCTGACCGCGACGGGCGCCTCGCCGAACCTGCCCGCCGACCTGTTCGACCCGGAGCCCACGCCGGACCTGTCCACCGTCAACCGCGTCTTCTCCGGCTCCAACGAGAGCCGCCAGTGGGACGTGGGCGTGTACGCGGCGGATCAGATGGCCATCTCCCGCTTCGTGGAGGTGCTCGGCTCGGCGCGCGTGGACATCTTCCGCACGCGCTATTCGGCGGTGGACCGGGCGGGCGTGCGCACGAACCTGCAGAACAAGGACACGCTCTTCAACTGGCGCGTGGGGCTCGTGCTGCACCCGCTGGACAAGACGAGCGTGTACGCCATGTACGGCACGTCCGCGAACCCGTCGGCGGAGGCCGGGGCGCTGGCCAACAACAACGCCACGCTCGAGCCGGAGACCAACCAGACGTACGAGATTGGCGCCAAGGCGGAGCTGCTCGAGTCGAGGTTGGGATTGAACGCGTCGGTGTTCCGCATCGAGAAGACGAACGCGCGCGTGGCGAACAGCGATCCCACCCAGCCGCAGCTGGTGCTCGAGGGGGCGCAGCGGGTGCAGGGCTACAACGTGGGGGTGACGGGGCAGATCACGAGTGCCTGGAGGGTGCTGGCCAACTACACGCACCTGGACTCGGACATCCTCGAGCACACCAACCCGTACCTGGTGGGCCAGCCGCTGCCGAACACGCCCAAGCGCAGCCTGTCGCTGTGGACCACGGTGAGCCTCCTGGACGGCCTGACGCTGGGTGGCGGCGCCGTGTACCAGGACGTGACGACGGTGAACAACCCGACCTCGGCGGCGCAGAGCTACAACAAGGTGCCCAACTACTGGCGCTTCGATGCCTTCGCCAGCTACACGCTCTGGGAGCGGCTCGACTTGCAGCTCAACGTGAACAACCTCACGAACAGGCTCTTCTACGACCAGTACTACGCGGGCCAGGCCGTCCCGGCCGCCGCGCGCACGGCGTTCCTCACCGCGCGCGTGCACTTCTAG
- a CDS encoding YncE family protein, which produces MMTQQVGVSLCRWCARAVSLFSAVSMLISFSAAAQTPMRDVLLVGNNWDGTADVIDVRTYQRLKRINVIPDQSERMQEILLDPARLTYFLLIREQVGEGHDQFVDDMFASKDGQIIYVSRPSFADVVAIHVGTGRIQWRRRVDGQRADHMAISPDGTRLAVSASTANRVNIIDTATGNLVGSFPAGDNPHENNYSRDGSKIFNASIGFVYTPFDTPDLDGTKGERFLQIVDARTLQVLKRINVRQKLAALGMPDMSASVRPMALSPDERFLYFQVSFFHGFVEYDLQEDLVTRLAHLPVPEEVQALRRDQYVLDSAHHGLAMSGDGTKLCVAGTMSNYAAIVSRETLRYRIHPLGARTYWATTSADGNYCFVSVAGDDTVSVLSYATEQEVARIPVGDHPQRARTAKLAAPLFP; this is translated from the coding sequence ATGATGACCCAGCAAGTGGGCGTGAGCCTGTGTCGATGGTGCGCTCGAGCCGTTTCGTTGTTCTCCGCCGTGTCGATGTTGATTTCTTTCAGTGCCGCCGCCCAGACGCCGATGCGCGACGTCCTGTTGGTCGGCAACAACTGGGACGGGACCGCCGACGTCATTGACGTGCGGACCTACCAGCGGTTGAAGCGCATCAACGTGATTCCGGACCAGAGCGAGCGGATGCAGGAGATCCTGCTCGACCCGGCGCGCCTGACGTACTTCCTGCTCATCCGCGAGCAGGTGGGCGAGGGCCACGATCAGTTCGTGGATGACATGTTCGCCTCGAAGGACGGGCAGATCATCTACGTCTCGCGGCCCAGCTTCGCGGACGTCGTTGCCATCCATGTGGGCACCGGAAGGATCCAGTGGCGGAGGCGGGTCGACGGTCAGCGCGCCGACCACATGGCCATCTCGCCGGATGGTACCCGGCTCGCCGTCTCGGCCTCGACGGCCAATCGCGTGAACATCATCGACACGGCCACGGGGAACCTCGTCGGCTCCTTCCCCGCGGGGGACAACCCGCACGAGAACAACTACTCCCGCGACGGCAGCAAGATCTTCAATGCCAGCATCGGCTTCGTCTACACGCCGTTCGATACCCCGGACCTGGACGGCACCAAGGGTGAGCGCTTTCTCCAGATCGTCGATGCGCGCACGCTGCAGGTCCTCAAGAGGATCAACGTGCGCCAGAAGCTCGCCGCGCTCGGGATGCCCGACATGAGTGCGTCGGTCCGGCCGATGGCGCTTTCCCCCGACGAGCGGTTCCTCTACTTCCAGGTGTCGTTCTTCCACGGCTTCGTGGAGTACGACCTGCAGGAGGATCTCGTGACGCGGCTTGCCCACCTGCCGGTCCCCGAGGAAGTCCAAGCGCTGCGCCGTGACCAGTACGTCCTCGACTCCGCCCACCACGGACTCGCGATGAGCGGCGATGGGACCAAGCTCTGCGTGGCGGGAACGATGTCCAACTACGCGGCGATCGTCTCACGCGAGACGCTCCGCTACCGCATCCACCCGCTCGGCGCGCGGACCTACTGGGCGACCACCAGCGCCGATGGCAACTACTGCTTCGTCTCGGTGGCGGGCGACGACACCGTGTCGGTCCTCTCCTACGCGACCGAGCAGGAAGTGGCCCGAATCCCCGTCGGCGACCACCCACAGCGTGCGCGCACCGCGAAACTCGCGGCGCCGCTCTTCCCCTGA
- a CDS encoding cysteine synthase A, with protein MAPRIGSLWDSVGNTPLLRIGSLSRLTGCELLGKAEFMNPGGSIKDRAAKGMIRRAEEEGRLTPGSTIIEGTAGNTGIGLALLGRERGYRVAVTMPDNQVREKYEYLEAMGAEVIKVPAVPFSNPSHFYHRARALAEERGWVWMNQFENTANGDFHYETTGPELWEQCEGRVDVLVSSVGSGGTLSGVSRYLKEKNPGLRVVLVDPPGSGLYCQVREGKMEGSGSSITEGIGIMRLTENFRRARVDEAMRLSDQQMIEMLYHLAREDALVVGTSAALNVRAAYELARRHLGQGLRIVTLLCDHGSRYSSKIFNPDFLASKQLEVKPLPPPDAPV; from the coding sequence ATGGCACCCCGCATTGGCTCGCTCTGGGATTCGGTTGGAAACACGCCGCTGCTGCGCATCGGCTCGCTCTCGCGCCTCACCGGGTGTGAGCTGCTCGGCAAGGCCGAGTTCATGAACCCCGGCGGCAGCATCAAGGACCGCGCCGCCAAGGGGATGATCCGCCGGGCGGAGGAGGAAGGGCGGCTCACGCCGGGGAGCACGATCATCGAGGGGACCGCCGGCAACACGGGCATTGGCCTGGCGCTGCTCGGCCGCGAGCGCGGCTACCGCGTCGCCGTCACCATGCCCGACAACCAGGTGCGCGAGAAGTACGAGTACCTGGAGGCCATGGGCGCGGAGGTCATCAAGGTCCCCGCGGTGCCCTTCTCCAATCCCTCGCACTTCTATCACCGCGCCCGCGCGCTCGCCGAGGAGCGAGGCTGGGTGTGGATGAACCAGTTCGAGAACACCGCCAATGGTGACTTCCACTACGAGACCACCGGGCCCGAACTGTGGGAGCAGTGCGAGGGCCGCGTGGACGTGCTCGTCAGCTCCGTGGGCAGCGGCGGCACCCTTTCCGGAGTGAGCCGCTACCTCAAGGAGAAGAACCCCGGCCTGCGCGTGGTGCTGGTGGACCCGCCTGGCTCGGGGCTCTACTGCCAGGTGCGCGAGGGGAAGATGGAGGGCTCGGGCAGCTCCATCACCGAGGGCATCGGCATCATGCGCCTCACGGAGAACTTCCGCCGCGCGCGGGTGGATGAGGCGATGCGCCTGTCGGATCAGCAGATGATCGAGATGCTCTACCACCTGGCCCGCGAGGACGCGCTGGTGGTGGGTACCTCGGCGGCCCTCAACGTGCGCGCGGCCTACGAGCTGGCCCGGCGACACCTCGGCCAGGGGCTGCGCATCGTCACCCTGCTGTGCGATCACGGCAGCCGCTACAGCTCGAAGATCTTCAACCCGGACTTCCTCGCCTCCAAGCAGCTCGAGGTGAAGCCCCTGCCCCCTCCCGACGCCCCGGTCTGA
- a CDS encoding glycoside hydrolase family 71/99-like protein has product MSRLLLAVSLAVNVAGCVEQDEAMQPRPTEPAGEATQAVVSQGIKDKVIAGYQGWFSAYGDGSPVERWYHWSGGTYRSNQGMPAPGYQSFDLYPDVSEYPPGSLFQTGYAPLGNGAPAKLFSSYSADVVNKHFQWMQQYGIDGAAVQRFMTTDGVFMEHRNSVATKVKTAAEATGRLFYIMYDISGMDDATFVQMIKDDWTKTIVGQLQLTSSSRYAVQDGKPVVAIWGVGFTDRSNSAARSSELIDWFRAQGTYVIGGVPTNWRTSSGDSKPGFTEVYKKFHMISPWTVGRYKHDVEIDSYKNTHVIPDRDYCATYGMAYQPVLFPGFAWYNWNGGPKNEIPRRGGTFLWRQAFNIRSAGIPAAYIAMFDEYDEGTAIAKAAEDSSMTPTNQYFLTLSSDGSYISSDFYLRLAGKATRMIEGLDALTPTVPIPYTNGPVWFRSGGEETDAALTWSNTIDPTGGGSVGVTGPGGTGSVGFGVVSGERAHGGSRALRISGRDTAATGSFAYFKAYDVHIPVQASTQLSFWTYPQNSLSQHVTVDLIMTDGSSLRDSGATDVNGVGMHPGASRGTVNAWTQTTSRIGQWLAGKTIDRILITYDYGPLTGDFVGYVDDIEIRD; this is encoded by the coding sequence TTGAGCAGGTTGCTGCTGGCGGTGTCCCTGGCGGTCAACGTGGCGGGATGCGTGGAGCAGGATGAAGCCATGCAGCCGCGCCCCACGGAACCAGCGGGTGAGGCGACACAGGCGGTCGTCTCGCAGGGGATCAAGGACAAGGTCATCGCCGGTTACCAGGGCTGGTTCTCGGCCTATGGTGACGGGTCGCCGGTCGAGCGGTGGTACCACTGGTCGGGGGGGACCTACCGGTCCAACCAGGGAATGCCCGCTCCGGGTTATCAGAGCTTCGATTTGTACCCGGACGTCTCGGAGTACCCGCCCGGGTCGCTCTTCCAGACCGGCTATGCGCCGCTGGGAAACGGAGCGCCAGCGAAGCTGTTCTCCTCGTACTCGGCGGACGTCGTGAACAAGCATTTCCAGTGGATGCAGCAGTACGGCATCGACGGAGCCGCGGTGCAGCGGTTCATGACGACGGATGGGGTGTTCATGGAGCACCGCAACAGCGTCGCCACCAAGGTGAAGACCGCCGCCGAGGCGACCGGGCGCCTCTTCTATATCATGTATGACATTTCCGGCATGGACGACGCCACCTTCGTCCAGATGATCAAGGACGACTGGACGAAGACGATCGTCGGCCAGCTCCAGCTCACCTCGTCCTCCCGCTACGCGGTGCAGGACGGAAAACCGGTGGTGGCCATCTGGGGAGTGGGCTTCACGGATCGGTCGAACTCCGCGGCACGCTCCTCGGAGCTCATCGACTGGTTCCGAGCCCAGGGCACCTATGTCATTGGCGGAGTGCCGACGAACTGGCGCACCAGCAGCGGAGACTCGAAGCCGGGCTTCACCGAGGTGTACAAGAAGTTCCACATGATCTCTCCGTGGACCGTCGGGCGCTACAAGCACGACGTGGAGATCGACAGCTACAAGAACACCCACGTGATTCCCGACCGCGACTACTGCGCCACCTACGGCATGGCCTACCAGCCGGTCCTGTTCCCCGGCTTCGCCTGGTACAACTGGAACGGCGGGCCGAAGAACGAGATCCCCCGGCGCGGGGGCACGTTCCTGTGGAGGCAGGCCTTCAACATCCGGAGCGCGGGCATCCCCGCCGCCTATATCGCCATGTTCGACGAGTACGACGAGGGAACGGCCATCGCGAAGGCGGCCGAGGACTCGTCGATGACGCCCACCAACCAGTACTTCCTCACGCTGAGCTCCGACGGCAGCTACATCTCCTCCGACTTCTACCTGCGCCTGGCGGGCAAGGCGACGCGGATGATCGAAGGGCTCGATGCGCTCACGCCGACCGTTCCCATCCCCTACACGAACGGACCCGTCTGGTTCCGCTCGGGTGGGGAGGAAACGGATGCCGCGCTCACGTGGAGCAACACCATCGATCCGACGGGAGGGGGAAGCGTGGGGGTGACAGGCCCTGGAGGCACCGGCAGCGTCGGGTTCGGCGTCGTCTCGGGCGAACGCGCCCACGGCGGAAGCAGGGCCCTGCGAATCTCCGGGCGCGATACCGCGGCCACGGGCTCCTTCGCGTACTTCAAGGCCTACGACGTCCACATCCCGGTGCAGGCGTCGACCCAGTTGTCCTTCTGGACCTACCCACAGAACAGCCTCTCCCAGCACGTGACCGTGGATCTCATCATGACGGACGGTTCGTCCCTGCGGGACTCGGGCGCGACGGACGTCAACGGCGTCGGCATGCACCCGGGAGCCAGCCGCGGCACCGTCAACGCATGGACGCAGACGACATCCCGGATCGGTCAGTGGCTCGCGGGCAAGACGATCGACAGGATCTTGATCACCTACGACTACGGTCCCCTGACGGGTGACTTCGTCGGCTACGTCGACGACATCGAAATCAGAGACTAG
- a CDS encoding AAA family ATPase: MATKSRGRAQQAKRVRAGARKQAPSKPLPVYFLSLTLENVRCFGPMQTLRLSDEQGRPARWTVILGNNGMGKTTLLQALTILEPTLSNATVYDHEKQTERTDVYTAKGFVQRNQLSWTMARQESAGAYFSANVRAGTLTSPQNRDEHQKRIWYKINSDEIQSARSIQEPFLNLACYGYGATRRMGAGSLSVPQETQPSDSLFFEDVPLRNAEEWLLQADYAASKASLTQDGAAKKRDRIKQLLIGILPEVSDLRFATPDKNNPAARVEIKTPFGWVPMRSLSLGYRTLVAWMVDLASRLFERYPESPNPLAEPAVVLVDEIDLHLHPTWQRQLICYLTERFPQTQFIVTAHSPLVVQSATDANIVVLRREGDHVVIDNDVESIRGWRVDQILTSDLFGLETARPPQLEELLKERTALLSKPRLTQKDKARLNELESMIGPLPAGETKTEREALELIQRAAERLKDGRK, translated from the coding sequence ATGGCCACGAAAAGCCGGGGAAGAGCACAGCAGGCCAAGAGGGTACGAGCGGGCGCGCGCAAACAGGCCCCCTCGAAGCCTCTGCCCGTGTACTTCCTTTCGTTGACCCTTGAGAACGTGCGCTGCTTCGGACCCATGCAAACCCTGCGGCTCTCCGATGAGCAGGGACGTCCGGCGAGGTGGACGGTGATCCTCGGCAACAACGGCATGGGCAAGACGACCCTGCTGCAGGCCCTCACCATTCTTGAACCCACTTTGTCCAATGCCACTGTGTACGACCACGAAAAACAAACCGAACGGACAGACGTCTACACAGCAAAGGGATTCGTACAGCGCAACCAGTTGTCTTGGACAATGGCTCGCCAAGAGTCAGCCGGTGCCTATTTTTCAGCCAACGTCAGGGCTGGAACTCTGACATCGCCCCAAAACAGGGATGAACATCAAAAACGAATATGGTATAAAATCAATTCAGACGAGATACAGTCCGCAAGATCAATCCAAGAACCCTTCCTGAATCTGGCATGTTACGGCTATGGAGCAACACGCCGAATGGGTGCTGGCTCATTGTCTGTCCCCCAAGAGACCCAACCCAGTGACAGCCTCTTCTTCGAGGATGTGCCATTACGCAATGCGGAAGAATGGCTTCTGCAAGCTGACTATGCAGCCAGCAAGGCATCCCTCACGCAAGATGGAGCTGCCAAGAAGCGTGATCGCATCAAACAACTCCTCATCGGAATTCTCCCCGAGGTAAGCGACCTCCGCTTCGCGACTCCTGACAAGAACAACCCGGCAGCCAGGGTGGAGATAAAGACCCCCTTTGGATGGGTCCCAATGCGGAGCCTGAGTCTGGGATACCGGACGCTCGTGGCCTGGATGGTGGACCTCGCGAGCCGTCTGTTCGAGCGATACCCCGAGAGCCCCAACCCGCTCGCTGAACCGGCGGTGGTCCTCGTGGATGAAATCGATCTCCACCTTCATCCGACCTGGCAGCGACAACTCATCTGCTACTTGACCGAGCGCTTCCCTCAGACCCAGTTCATCGTGACCGCGCACAGCCCGCTCGTCGTTCAGAGTGCCACGGATGCGAACATCGTGGTCCTGAGACGAGAGGGCGACCACGTCGTCATCGACAACGACGTGGAATCCATCCGGGGTTGGCGGGTGGACCAGATCCTCACGAGCGACCTGTTCGGACTGGAGACGGCCCGGCCGCCCCAGCTCGAGGAACTCCTCAAGGAGCGGACCGCGCTCCTCTCCAAGCCACGTCTGACCCAGAAGGACAAAGCCAGACTGAACGAGTTGGAGTCCATGATCGGTCCTCTGCCCGCGGGCGAGACGAAGACCGAGCGCGAAGCCCTCGAACTCATCCAACGCGCCGCAGAGCGACTGAAGGATGGCCGGAAGTGA